Part of the Sulfuriflexus mobilis genome is shown below.
TACTCGGCTGCCTGACCGAGGGGGGGGAACAGCCCGAGCCCGAGAACAATAATCAGATTGCGTAGCCAGTGTTTTTTTGTTTTATAACAAACTGAAAATAAAGGATTATTCATGATTTTTTACGTTGGCCCTGTTGTGTCTCGCGGAGGTTACCCCAACCATCCGCAATGAGAATAGGTTTATTACTTTGTCCGAAAAGTGTAGCCACCAAACCCCCTGTGTTGCAAGGTAAAATCAAGATTTTAGGCAGGTTTCTTCATGATCTCACTGATGTGGCGGTAATTTAGGCCCTGCCCGGGCCGTTCGGGGAAGCCTTTCTATCATATCTATTTATATGGCCATTGATATGCGCCTTATAACTCTTTGAAAAATATAATAATGCCCCCCCCAGCCCAGGACTTATTTTGCTTCGAGTATTGCCCCGCACGGGCAGGTAGGCGAGAATACGCCCCTTAACTCCGGCCGACGGGTCTAAAAATCCGTAGCACCAGCCCCATGGGGGGGACCCGAGAGCACCCCATGTTCAGTCCACTCAGGACGTCCCGTGTTGGGCGTCGGGGAGGTTATTACCCCCGCATCAATAGGGGTGGCAGCTGGCCAGGAGGAGAATCGTTTTTTTAACCCGTGATGAACCCGCGCAGGGTGCATCAGGGGATAACCGTTTTTTGCAATTTTAACTTTTAAAGAGAGGACTCTGGTATGTCATCAAATTCACCTCGCCGTCGCGAACTTGCGAATGCTGTTCGTGCACTGAGCATGGATGCCGTACAGAAAGCAAAGTCAGGTCACCCGGGTGCACCGATGGGTATGGCCGATATTGCCGAAGTGCTATGGAACGACCACATGCAGCACAACCCGAGCAATCCGAAATGGGCGAATCGCGATCGCTTCGTCCTGTCGAACGGTCACGGCTCCATGCTGATCTACTCACTGTTGCACCTGACCGGCTATGACCTGAGCATGGATGATCTGAAGAACTTCCGTCAGCTGCATTCAAAGACACCGGGTCATCCGGAATACGGTTATGCCCCGGGTGTTGAAACCACTACCGGTCCACTTGGCCAGGGTATTACCAATGCTGTCGGTATGGCGATTGCTGAAAAGGCACTGGCCGGCCAGTTCAACCAGAAGGGTCACAACATTGTTGACCACCACACCTATGTGTTCCTGGGTGATGGCTGTCTGATGGAAGGGATCTCTCACGAGGCCTGTTCATTGGCCGGTACCCTGAATCTTGGCAAGTTGATCGCCTTCTGGGATGACAATGGTATCTCCATCGATGGTCACGTCGAAGGCTGGTTTACCGATGACACACCAAAGCGTTTCGAGTCTTATGGCTGGCACGTGATTGCCGATGTCGACGGACATGATCCGGAGGCCCTGCTGAAGGCCGTTGAGACCGCCAAGGCCATGACCGACAAGCCGACCATGATTTGTTGTAAGACGACCATCGGTTTTGGTTCACCGAACAAGGCCGGTAGCCACGCCTGTCACGGTGCGCCGCTGGGTGAAGAAGAGATCAACCTAACCAAGGCCGCCCTCGGTTGGGATCATGGTCCTTTCGAAGTGCCTGCCGATATTTACCATGGCTGGGATGCGAAAGAAAAAGGCGCCGCCGCAGAGGCCGCCTGGAATAAAAAATTCGCTGCCTACAAGGCCGCCTACCCGGAACTGGCCGCTGAATATGAACGCCGTATGGCCGGTGACCTGCCTGCGGACTGGGCGGCCAAGTCTGCCGAGTTCATTGCCTCTGTCAACGCCGAGGCCAAGAGCCCGGCGACACGCCAGGCCTCACTGGCCGCTATCGAGGCGTATTCACCCATGGCGCCTGAACTGTTCGGTGGTTCGGCCGACCTCGGTTGTTCAAACCTGACCGAGTGGTCTGGTTACAAACCGATGATCAGCAACGAAGTGGCTAACTACGTCAATTACGGTGTACGTGAATTCGGTATGTCTGCGATCATGAACGGTATCGCCCTGCACGGTGGTCTGATCCCGTTTGGCGCGACCTTCCTGATGTTCTCTGAGTATGCACGTAATGCGATCCGCATGTCGGCACTGATGAAGATCCGCAGCATCTTCGTATTTACCCATGACTCGATCGGTCTGGGAGAAGATGGCCCGACCCACCAGGCCGTTGAGCAGATTCCAACTCTGCGTATGATCCCTAACATGCATGTCTGGCGTGCCTGTGATGCCGTTGAGTCTGCTGTCAGCTGGCAACAGGCGATTGAACGTAACGATGGTCCTTCATGCCTGATCTTCTCGCGCCAGGGTCTGCCACATCAGACACGTACAGCGGATCAGATTGAAGCCATCAAGAAGGGCGGCTACATCCTCAAGGATTGTAACGGCACACCGGATGCGATCATCATCGCCACCGGTTCGGAAGTTGCCCTGGCGACAGGTGCTGCCGAAGCACTCAGCGGCAAAAACATCCGTGTTGTTTCCATGCCATCTACCAATGTTTTTGAGGCGCAGGATGCCGCCTACAAAGAATCTGTGTTGCCGGCTGCTGTCACTGCCCGTGTAGCGGTTGAAGCAGCCGTAACAGAAGGCTGGTACAAGTATGTTGGCCTGAACGGCAAGGTTGTCGGTATCGACCGCTTTGGTGAATCAGCACCGGCTGACCAGCTGTTCAAGGAATTTGGCTTCACCGTTGAAAACGTGGTGAAGGCCGTTGAGTCTGTTCTTTAATTTTTATTATTAGTAAATAAAAGAGTAAGGGGAATAATCACATGACTATAAAAGTCGGTATTAACGGTTTCGGCCGAATCGGTCGTATGGCCTTCCGTGCTATCGCCAAGGATTTTTCTGGCGATATCGAAGTTGTCGGTATTAACGACCTGCTGGACGCTGATTACCTGGCCTACATGCTGAAGTATGATTCAGTACACGGTCGTTTCGGTGGTGACGTTTCTGTTAGTGGTAACAACCTGGTGGTTGATGGCAAGACCATCCGCCTGACAGCAGAACGTGACCCGGCGGATCTGAAGTGGAACGACATTGGTGCCGATCTGGTGATCGAATGTACCGGTTTCTTCCTGACCGAAGAAACTTGTCAGAAGCATATCGACGCCGGCGCCAAGAAGGTTGTCATGTCTGCACCTTCAAAAGACGGCACACCAATGTTTGTGCACGGTGTCAACCACGACAGCTACGCCGGTCAGGCCATCGTTTCTGCGGCGTCTTGTACCACCAACTGTCTGGCACCTGTTGCCAAGGTCCTGAATGACAAGTGGGGCATCAAGCGTGGTCTGATGACGACGGTTCACGCTGCCACTGCCACGCAGAAGACGGTAGACGGTCCTTCACAGAAAGACTGGCGCGGTGGTCGCGGTATTCTGGAAAACATCATCCCTTCATCAACCGGTGCGGCCAAGGCCGTGGGTGTGGTTCTGCCGGAACTGAACGGCAAACTGACAGGTATGGCCTTCCGCGTGCCAACGTCTGACGTGTCTGTGGTTGACCTGACCGTTGAACTGGAAAAAGAAGCTTCCTACGCAGACATCTGTGCTGCCATGAAGGCCGCTTCTGAGTCTGGCCCAATGAGTGAAACCCTGGGTTACACCGACGAGAAGGTTGTTTCTACGGATTTCCGTGGTTGTGGCAACTCATCCATCTTCGATTCAGAAGCCGGCATTGCCCTGGATGGAACGTTCGTCAAGCTGGTTTCCTGGTACGACAACGAGTACGGCTACACCTGTAACATGCTGCGCTTCGTCAAGCACGTATCAAAATAAGCGACGCTTATTTGCGAAGTTTGAATTGATCGCCAGCCCGACCCAATCTATACGGGGGTTCGGGCTGGTTGATTAACAAAAGAAAATTATTTGTTAAGTCCGTCTGCTATTAATTCAGGCACGCTTACCAAACAGTTTTTAAAAATTATTTAGGAGTTACAAGATGTCTTTTATCAAGCTGACTGATCTGGACCTGGCCGGCAAGCGGGTATTGATTCGCGCCGACCTGAACGTACCGGTTAAAGATGGCAAGGTTACTTCGGATGCGCGTATTGCGGCCTCCATGCCAACCATTGAACACTGCATGCAGGCCGGTGCCTCGGTCATGGTCATGTCGCACCGTGGTCGCCCGGAAGAAGGCAAGGCCGATGAAGAAAATTCCATGGCGCCGATCGCTGCGGATATGTCGACCAAGCTGGGCAAGGAAGTGCGCCTGATCAAGGATTACCTGGGCGGTGGTTTCGATGTCGCCGCCGGTGAGTGTGTGCTGCTGGAAAACGTGCGTTTCAATGCCGGCGAGAAAAAAGACGACGAGGCACTGGCGAAGAAGTATGCGGCACTGTGTGACGTCTTTGTCATGGATGCCTTCGGTACCGCACACCGCGCCCAGGCCTCTACTCATGGTGTCGGCAAGTTTGCGCCGACCGCCTGTGCCGGACTGTTGCTTGCCAACGAACTGGACTGTCTTGAGAAGGCACTGGCCAACCCGGCCCGCCCAATGGTAGCCATTGTCGGTGGCTCCAAGGTCTCTACCAAACTGACCGTGCTCGAGGCCCTGTCTGAGAAGGTTGACCAGCTCGTGGTCGGGGGCGGCATCGCCAATACCTTCCTCAAGGCCATGGGTCACAATGTCGGCAAGTCACTCTGCGAAGATGACCTCGTTGATACGGCCAAGGACCTGATTAAGAAAATGAAGGAACGTGGCGCCAATATCCCGATCGCGGTCGACGTTGTTTGCGGCAAGAAGTTTGACGAAAACGAGCCGGCAGTCCTGAAAACACCGGAAGAGGTCGAGGACGATGATATGATTTTTGATATCGGCCCGAAATCTGCCCAGGAACTGGCCGACATTATCAGCAAGGCCGGTACCATTATCTGGAACGGCCCGGTGGGCGTGTTTGAATTCGACCAGTTTGGCGCGGGCACCAAGACGGTTTCCATGGCCATCGCCAATGCTGACGGCTTCAGTCTGGCCGGTGGCGGTGACACGATTGCCGCGATCCAGAAGTACGATATTTACGATAAGGTGTCTTACATCTCGACCGCGGGTGGTGCCTTCCTCGAGTATCTCGAGGGCAAGATCCTGCCAGCCGTGGCGATGCTGGAAGAGCGCGCCAAATAAGTGGGCAATACTCGGGTGGCTAGCAAGGGCTAGCCGCTGTCATGCAGGGCGAATTGTAGTACCCTGAAGTGCTGCCTAAGCAGCCCAAGACATTTGAAAGAAGGTAATGAACAGAAGAACCAAAATTGTGGCCACATTAGGCCCACGCTCAGATGACCCCAAGGTCCTCGACCGGATGATTGAAGCCGGCATGGATGTGGCACGTCTGAATTTCTCTCACGATGCCCACGAAGTGCATAAAGAACGTGCCAAGACAGCACGTAATCGGGCGCGTGCTCACGGTCGTCAGATCGGCGTTATCATTGATCTGCAGGGCCCGAAGATTCGCATCGAACGTTTTGCCAACGGTAAGATCGAGCTGACCGATGGTGACAACTTCATCCTTGATTCCGCACATGACCCGAACCAGGGCAACCAGGAGCGTGTCGGTATTGCCTACAAGGAATTGCCGAACGATGTTGGCCGCGGTGATACCCTGTTACTCAATGATGGTCGCATCCTGCTGTGGGTAGAAGAGGTCGAAGGCACGGAGGTCCGCTGCCGCGTCACCCAGGGTGGAGAGCTCTCTGACCGCAAAGGCATTAATAAGCAGGGTGGCGGTCTTTCAGCCCCCGCGCTGACCGATAAGGACCGTGCAGACATCCTTTCCGCTGCAGACATCAAGGCCGATTACCTGGCCGTGTCTTTTGTCCGTAACGCCGAGGATGTTAACGAGGCTCGCCGTTTGCTGCGCGCGGCCGGTGGCGAAGGCGGCATTATCGCCAAGGTTGAACGTGCCGAGGCACTCGATAAGCTCGAAGAGATCATCGAGGCCAGTGATGCCATCATGGTCGCCCGTGGTGACCTGGGTGTTGAGATCGGTGACGAGGCCCTGCCACCCGTACAGAAGCGCATGATTTCCCTGGCCCGCGAGATGAACCGTGTTGTTATCACGGCCACGCAGATGATGGAGTCGATGATCGAAAGCCCGATCCCGACCCGTGCCGAGGTCTTCGACGTCGCCAATGCGGTGCTTGACGGCACCGATGCGGTGATGTTGTCTGCCGAGACCGCCGTGGGCAAATACCCGGACAAGGTCATCGCGGCCATGCACCGTATCTGTCTCGGCGTTGAGAAACAGCGCGCGGTGACCCACTCTGATCACCGTATCAACACGGAATTCGAACATATCGATGAAGCCGTGGCCATGGCGAGTATGTACACCGCCAATCACCTCGGTGTGAAGGCGATTGCCGCCTTGACGGAGTCTGGCTCGACGGCCTTGTGGATGTCACGGATCAGTTCCGGTATCCCGATTTATGCCCTGACCAGTCATGTGCAGACGCGGCGTAAGGTCACACTCTATCGTGGTGTCTACCCGGTGAGTTTTGAAACGACCAGTAATGACCATGCGGTGGTGAACAAAGAGGCCATTGATGAACTCGTTCGACGTGGCGCGGTACGCGACGGTGACCTGGTGATTATCACCAAGGGTGATTTGATGGGTAAGCTTGGTGGCACCAACGCGATGAAGGTCGTACGCGTCGGTGATATGGAAGTACCAGAAGAAACCTGATGGCTTTAACAAGAAGTTTTTTTTC
Proteins encoded:
- the tkt gene encoding transketolase gives rise to the protein MSSNSPRRRELANAVRALSMDAVQKAKSGHPGAPMGMADIAEVLWNDHMQHNPSNPKWANRDRFVLSNGHGSMLIYSLLHLTGYDLSMDDLKNFRQLHSKTPGHPEYGYAPGVETTTGPLGQGITNAVGMAIAEKALAGQFNQKGHNIVDHHTYVFLGDGCLMEGISHEACSLAGTLNLGKLIAFWDDNGISIDGHVEGWFTDDTPKRFESYGWHVIADVDGHDPEALLKAVETAKAMTDKPTMICCKTTIGFGSPNKAGSHACHGAPLGEEEINLTKAALGWDHGPFEVPADIYHGWDAKEKGAAAEAAWNKKFAAYKAAYPELAAEYERRMAGDLPADWAAKSAEFIASVNAEAKSPATRQASLAAIEAYSPMAPELFGGSADLGCSNLTEWSGYKPMISNEVANYVNYGVREFGMSAIMNGIALHGGLIPFGATFLMFSEYARNAIRMSALMKIRSIFVFTHDSIGLGEDGPTHQAVEQIPTLRMIPNMHVWRACDAVESAVSWQQAIERNDGPSCLIFSRQGLPHQTRTADQIEAIKKGGYILKDCNGTPDAIIIATGSEVALATGAAEALSGKNIRVVSMPSTNVFEAQDAAYKESVLPAAVTARVAVEAAVTEGWYKYVGLNGKVVGIDRFGESAPADQLFKEFGFTVENVVKAVESVL
- the gap gene encoding type I glyceraldehyde-3-phosphate dehydrogenase yields the protein MTIKVGINGFGRIGRMAFRAIAKDFSGDIEVVGINDLLDADYLAYMLKYDSVHGRFGGDVSVSGNNLVVDGKTIRLTAERDPADLKWNDIGADLVIECTGFFLTEETCQKHIDAGAKKVVMSAPSKDGTPMFVHGVNHDSYAGQAIVSAASCTTNCLAPVAKVLNDKWGIKRGLMTTVHAATATQKTVDGPSQKDWRGGRGILENIIPSSTGAAKAVGVVLPELNGKLTGMAFRVPTSDVSVVDLTVELEKEASYADICAAMKAASESGPMSETLGYTDEKVVSTDFRGCGNSSIFDSEAGIALDGTFVKLVSWYDNEYGYTCNMLRFVKHVSK
- a CDS encoding phosphoglycerate kinase; amino-acid sequence: MSFIKLTDLDLAGKRVLIRADLNVPVKDGKVTSDARIAASMPTIEHCMQAGASVMVMSHRGRPEEGKADEENSMAPIAADMSTKLGKEVRLIKDYLGGGFDVAAGECVLLENVRFNAGEKKDDEALAKKYAALCDVFVMDAFGTAHRAQASTHGVGKFAPTACAGLLLANELDCLEKALANPARPMVAIVGGSKVSTKLTVLEALSEKVDQLVVGGGIANTFLKAMGHNVGKSLCEDDLVDTAKDLIKKMKERGANIPIAVDVVCGKKFDENEPAVLKTPEEVEDDDMIFDIGPKSAQELADIISKAGTIIWNGPVGVFEFDQFGAGTKTVSMAIANADGFSLAGGGDTIAAIQKYDIYDKVSYISTAGGAFLEYLEGKILPAVAMLEERAK
- the pyk gene encoding pyruvate kinase, whose product is MNRRTKIVATLGPRSDDPKVLDRMIEAGMDVARLNFSHDAHEVHKERAKTARNRARAHGRQIGVIIDLQGPKIRIERFANGKIELTDGDNFILDSAHDPNQGNQERVGIAYKELPNDVGRGDTLLLNDGRILLWVEEVEGTEVRCRVTQGGELSDRKGINKQGGGLSAPALTDKDRADILSAADIKADYLAVSFVRNAEDVNEARRLLRAAGGEGGIIAKVERAEALDKLEEIIEASDAIMVARGDLGVEIGDEALPPVQKRMISLAREMNRVVITATQMMESMIESPIPTRAEVFDVANAVLDGTDAVMLSAETAVGKYPDKVIAAMHRICLGVEKQRAVTHSDHRINTEFEHIDEAVAMASMYTANHLGVKAIAALTESGSTALWMSRISSGIPIYALTSHVQTRRKVTLYRGVYPVSFETTSNDHAVVNKEAIDELVRRGAVRDGDLVIITKGDLMGKLGGTNAMKVVRVGDMEVPEET